In one window of Campylobacter coli DNA:
- the pyrH gene encoding UMP kinase yields the protein MQERKRVLVKFSGEALAGENGFGIENSILKFIANEIKELVKNNIEVGIVIGGGNIIRGVSAAKGGLIKRTSGDHMGMLATVINAIAIQEALESCGLDVRVQSAIQMEAFCETYIMRRAQRHLEKGRVVIFAAGTGNPYFTTDTTAILRAVEIDAQMVIKATKVNGVYDKDPNKFEDAVFLQTLSYDEAMQDNIKVMDDTAIALAKDNSLPIVVCNMFEEGNLLKIIQGDNSLCSIVKN from the coding sequence ATGCAAGAGAGAAAAAGAGTTTTAGTAAAATTTTCAGGAGAAGCTTTAGCCGGAGAAAATGGTTTTGGTATTGAAAATTCTATTTTAAAATTCATAGCAAATGAGATCAAAGAACTAGTTAAAAACAATATAGAAGTAGGTATAGTAATAGGTGGTGGAAATATCATTCGCGGTGTTTCAGCGGCAAAAGGTGGTCTTATCAAACGCACAAGCGGAGATCACATGGGAATGCTTGCGACTGTTATTAATGCTATTGCTATCCAAGAAGCTTTAGAAAGTTGTGGACTTGATGTGAGAGTGCAAAGTGCGATTCAAATGGAAGCTTTTTGCGAAACTTATATCATGAGAAGGGCTCAAAGACATTTAGAAAAAGGTAGGGTTGTAATCTTTGCTGCAGGCACAGGAAATCCTTATTTTACAACAGATACAACAGCTATCTTAAGAGCGGTTGAAATTGATGCACAAATGGTTATTAAAGCAACAAAAGTAAACGGAGTTTATGATAAAGATCCTAATAAATTTGAAGATGCAGTATTTTTACAAACCCTAAGCTATGATGAGGCAATGCAAGATAACATTAAAGTTATGGATGACACTGCAATCGCTCTAGCTAAGGACAATTCTTTACCTATAGTTGTATGCAATATGTTTGAAGAAGGAAATTTATTGAAAATCATACAAGGCGATAACAGTCTTTGTTCTATAGTTAAAAACTAA
- a CDS encoding peptidoglycan DD-metalloendopeptidase family protein: protein MRKILIFLCFFLLSNEIYANAINEKTKNLEENKRIQEQVNKKLEDLANDILSGEKSLKELSAQIETLNSQTLKLEARAKAQNKDLNLLTSQNTDLLKNKANMEGKLITLMAKDFAYDLPIPQGYVESKESFMAFEVLGSLDKILQDEIFKLSKDYEDISKQIDSKQDQIKKINEDLKDYNTQLAKLQNLRQKQVSEINKQKTDRAIYAKKLENLQDQQDELRKTLNQLKIIESKQEDKKQTQKTASDSKITNNTQKIRQIGSSYQGSSTKRYTGKKTIAPLESFTVKQKFGNYIDPVYNIKIFNENVVLRSKKADAVVKSVLDGKIVFAKDTSMLARVVIVEHDNGIHTIYAHLDKIAPNIKVGKNVKKGAVVGRIKNDLTFEVTQKNFHINPLELISLN from the coding sequence ATGAGAAAAATTTTAATTTTTCTTTGTTTTTTTTTACTAAGCAATGAAATTTATGCTAATGCAATCAATGAAAAAACTAAAAATTTAGAAGAAAACAAACGCATTCAAGAGCAGGTAAATAAAAAGCTTGAAGATTTGGCAAATGATATATTAAGCGGAGAAAAGAGCCTAAAAGAATTAAGCGCTCAAATTGAAACTCTTAATTCTCAAACCCTTAAGCTTGAAGCTCGAGCTAAAGCACAAAATAAAGACTTAAATTTACTCACGAGTCAAAATACGGATCTTTTGAAAAATAAAGCCAATATGGAGGGCAAGCTTATAACTTTAATGGCTAAAGATTTTGCTTATGATTTACCTATTCCGCAAGGTTATGTTGAAAGTAAGGAAAGTTTTATGGCTTTTGAGGTTTTAGGTAGCTTGGATAAAATTTTACAAGATGAAATTTTTAAACTCTCTAAAGATTATGAAGATATAAGCAAGCAAATCGACAGCAAGCAAGATCAAATCAAAAAGATCAATGAGGATTTAAAAGATTATAATACCCAATTGGCAAAACTTCAAAATTTAAGACAAAAGCAAGTCAGCGAGATTAACAAACAAAAAACCGATCGGGCAATTTACGCTAAAAAACTTGAAAATTTGCAAGATCAGCAAGATGAGTTAAGAAAAACCTTAAATCAGTTAAAAATTATAGAAAGCAAGCAAGAAGATAAAAAGCAAACTCAAAAAACTGCTAGTGATAGTAAAATCACTAATAATACCCAAAAAATTCGTCAAATTGGCTCTAGTTATCAAGGAAGCTCTACTAAGCGTTATACAGGTAAAAAAACCATAGCTCCTTTAGAGTCTTTTACTGTAAAGCAAAAATTTGGAAATTATATTGATCCTGTTTATAATATTAAAATTTTCAATGAAAATGTTGTTTTAAGAAGTAAAAAAGCTGATGCTGTGGTAAAAAGTGTTTTAGATGGAAAGATAGTTTTTGCTAAAGATACGAGTATGCTAGCAAGAGTTGTGATAGTCGAACATGATAATGGAATTCATACTATTTATGCACATTTAGACAAGATAGCGCCCAATATCAAAGTCGGTAAAAATGTAAAAAAAGGTGCGGTAGTAGGTAGGATAAAAAATGATTTAACTTTTGAAGTAACACAAAAGAATTTTCATATCAATCCTTTAGAACTTATTAGTTTAAATTAG
- a CDS encoding DNA-directed RNA polymerase subunit omega: MENRIEEIAAKALERMGDDRYRLSLVVAKRAEQLADGAAPLVDIDKSKLKFADIALYEIAENKITLEGLVETSR, translated from the coding sequence ATGGAGAATAGAATAGAAGAAATAGCAGCTAAAGCACTAGAAAGAATGGGAGATGATCGCTACCGTCTTTCTTTGGTTGTTGCAAAAAGAGCAGAGCAGTTAGCTGATGGTGCAGCACCTTTGGTTGATATTGATAAAAGTAAATTAAAATTCGCAGATATTGCTTTATATGAGATAGCAGAAAATAAAATCACTTTAGAGGGTCTAGTTGAAACCAGTCGATGA
- a CDS encoding ABC transporter permease: protein MKFFKTHLSLILPLLFMMFAFEFILLTNATLRYYEELVNKDYNIIVASSTELDKNVIKTKLSSFSDLELLDPKNLIDRLKNDISDKNLKILRDSLPRFYSIKLNYLPTQNELNMIKNQLLSIPSISKVETFAKTHDKVYSLLVLMKFVFWLFLFIIILLSFVLFLKQMKIWLFEHTERVEIMCLFGAPFWFRSFMLYKIVVLDCFIAFVILFIFFTQIYNLSIVQDSLKAVDIILPPINFIVHLGVIFLVTLFICLLCVNSVMFRVKK, encoded by the coding sequence ATGAAATTTTTTAAAACCCACTTATCTTTGATTTTACCCTTATTATTTATGATGTTTGCTTTTGAGTTTATTTTGCTTACAAATGCTACCTTAAGATATTACGAAGAACTTGTCAATAAAGATTATAATATCATTGTCGCAAGCTCTACTGAACTTGACAAGAATGTTATAAAAACTAAACTTTCTTCCTTTTCTGACTTAGAACTTTTAGATCCTAAAAATTTGATAGATCGCTTAAAAAATGATATTTCCGATAAAAATTTAAAAATTTTACGAGATTCTTTGCCGAGATTTTATAGCATTAAGCTTAATTATTTACCTACGCAAAATGAGCTTAATATGATTAAAAATCAACTTTTAAGTATTCCAAGCATTAGCAAGGTTGAGACTTTTGCTAAAACACATGATAAGGTTTATTCCTTACTTGTTTTGATGAAATTTGTATTTTGGTTATTTTTATTTATCATTATTTTGCTTTCATTTGTTTTATTTTTAAAACAAATGAAAATTTGGCTTTTTGAGCATACTGAGCGTGTGGAGATTATGTGCTTGTTTGGCGCACCTTTTTGGTTTAGATCTTTTATGTTGTATAAGATTGTGGTTTTGGATTGTTTTATTGCTTTTGTTATTTTATTTATATTTTTTACACAAATTTATAATCTTTCTATAGTTCAAGATAGTCTAAAAGCGGTTGATATTATCTTGCCTCCTATTAATTTTATCGTGCATTTGGGCGTGATTTTTTTAGTGACTTTATTTATATGTTTATTGTGTGTAAATTCGGTGATGTTTAGGGTGAAAAAATGA
- a CDS encoding ABC transporter ATP-binding protein, giving the protein MSNLIQAHKLSLGYDELVIKEASFTFKDDDFVFITGKSGSGKSTLLKSFYGDLELLSGQLEVCGSSMRKIGNLELLKLRQQIGIIFQDYRLIQEYSVEKNVMLPLMIKGYSKKVCHDQASKLLKHVNLTFKADKLPNQLSGGEQQRVAMARALAHNPKLLLCDEPTGNLDEYSSDIIWTLLKSARELLGTCVVVVTHRIPSNLRLNYRRFNIENGNMNEIF; this is encoded by the coding sequence ATGTCAAATTTAATTCAAGCACATAAACTTTCTTTAGGTTATGATGAATTGGTTATTAAAGAAGCTAGTTTCACTTTTAAAGATGATGATTTTGTTTTTATCACAGGTAAAAGCGGAAGTGGAAAAAGCACTCTGTTAAAATCTTTTTATGGGGATTTGGAGCTTCTTTCGGGTCAACTTGAAGTGTGCGGATCTTCTATGCGAAAAATTGGAAATTTAGAGCTTTTAAAATTGCGTCAGCAAATTGGTATTATATTCCAAGATTATAGACTTATACAAGAATATAGCGTAGAAAAAAATGTTATGCTTCCTCTTATGATTAAAGGTTATAGTAAAAAAGTTTGTCATGATCAAGCAAGCAAGCTTTTAAAACATGTAAATTTGACATTTAAAGCAGATAAATTGCCCAATCAACTAAGCGGAGGAGAGCAGCAAAGAGTAGCTATGGCTAGAGCTTTAGCACACAATCCTAAGCTTTTGCTTTGTGATGAGCCTACGGGAAATTTAGACGAGTATTCTTCAGATATTATTTGGACGCTTTTAAAATCAGCCAGAGAGCTTTTGGGTACTTGTGTTGTGGTGGTTACACATAGAATTCCGAGTAATTTAAGACTGAATTATCGTCGTTTTAATATAGAAAATGGAAATATGAATGAAATTTTTTAA